One window of Calonectris borealis chromosome 28, bCalBor7.hap1.2, whole genome shotgun sequence genomic DNA carries:
- the TICAM1 gene encoding TIR domain-containing adapter molecule 1 — MAQSAELQPSFEDVFNILSQIPEDKLLSLKYKLKHLILGPSSILLQAMVLLTLGQEVDARICLDALGDNRAAQYVHQTKLGAAGVQEDGEDLQLPQLDAGAMALLAQIYSVLVEEKLCSHEAMDKACQAATKACNASKETQEDMLNCIPAEDQEKHGSAISVGPGDKFQTLRSDVGVGPLQMASPNYMVRSSPVQIGGNSDLSGPQTLCSLGSPSLPSHFEISASPTVVFHTQPSSHECVPQPSQLSEGSTSGAGQPDGDRQSHGLQETSWASRPNSHTGQDTGAPVPRPEKVLQVSSCHPTLPIPEMQLPTLGAVNQPVESSDVSSTVAAEPHAPKESTDKKQDKKQLSTGLPDSRATVDTGPAHMSMEDSYVPAGISSNSASASISACSLPPPTYSFSSTLPPPLREGPSNLSYPPPLHSSPSPAWPPPPPVAAVPTSEPDGGKFFTFVVLHASEDEIVAHRIKSLLENMGVPNGATLCEDFFIAGRSHLTCFQDAMENSAFIILLLTKNFPCDLCMFQTNTALMESILTPSKRDSVIPFVPKENPLERSQIPSMLGGLTPLDENSPGFSRTVQNTFTTSRINERKAMWDLMQRRKLQLYQESNRYQTVQKLAALNLGSLPQVPPSATHPQLLEQSPRQWCPPTSTVPPATYPPPPTGHPMPAHMGPPPFQPLHLPSGHYNMMLGPGGVPPLIIQHARMVQIGNHNMMQVETVIPGPQGSEEETR; from the coding sequence ATGGCACAGAGCGCCGAGCTCCAGCCAAGCTTTGAGGACGTTTTTAATATTCTATCCCAGATCCCAGAAGATAAACTCCTTAGCCTCAAATATAAACTGAAGCACTTGATACTTGGGCCCAGCAGTATATTACTGCAAGCCATGGTCCTTCTTACTCTGGGGCAAGAAGTGGATGCAAGAATTTGTTTGGATGCCTTGGGAGACAACCGGGCAGCCCAGTACGTCCACCAGACCAAACTGGGTGCTGCAGGAGTGCAGGAAGATGGGGAGGATTTGCAGCTTCCCCAGCTGGATGCAGGTGCCATGGCGCTTCTGGCACAGATCTACTCAGTGCTGGTGGAGGAAAAACTGTGCAGTCATGAAGCCATGGACAAAGCCTGCCAGGCTGCCACCAAAGCCTGCAACGCCAGCAAGGAAACTCAGGAGGACATGCTCAACTGCATCCCAGCTGAGGACCAGGAAAAACATGGCTCTGCTATCAGCGTGGGCCCAGGTGACAAATTTCAGACGCTGAGATCTGATGTGGGCGTTGGACCTCTCCAGATGGCTAGCCCAAACTACATGGTGAGAAGTTCCCCAGTGCAGATTGGAGGCAACTCAGACCTTTCAGGCCCACAGACCTTGTGCTCCTTGGGGAGTCCCTCTTTGCCCAGTCACTTTGAGATCAGTGCATCGCCAACAGTTGTTTTTCACACCCAGCCTTCTTCCCATGAATGtgtcccccagcccagccagctgaGCGAAGGGAGCACCAGCGGTGCTGGACAGCCTGATGGGGACAGACAGAGCCATGGCCTGCAGGAAACAAGCTGGGCCAGCAGACCCAACTCTCATACCGGTCAGGACACAGGTGCCCCAGTCCCCCGACCGGAGAAGGTTCTGCAGGTCAGTTCATGTCATCCAACTCTCCCTATTCCCGAAATGCAGCTGCCCACGCTGGGTGCTGTGAACCAACCTGTCGAAAGCAGTGATGTTTCCAGCACAGTGGCAGCAGAACCTCATGCACCAAAAGAAAGCACAGacaaaaagcaagataaaaagcAATTATCTACAGGTCTTCCTGACTCAAGAGCTACAGTGGATACTGGTCCTGCCCACATGTCTATGGAGGACTCCTATGTTCCAGCAGGCATTTCTTCTAACTCTGCATCTGCTTCCATTTCAGcctgttcccttcctcctcctaCCTATTCCTTCTCCTCaacccttccccctcctcttcggGAAGGTCCTTCCAACTTATCATatccccctcccctccactcATCCCCctctccagcctggcctcctcctcctcctgtagCAGCAGTGCCCACATCAGAGCCAGATGGGGGAAAGTTCTTCACTTTTGTTGTCCTGCACGCTAGTGAAGATGAGATTGTTGCCCATCGGATCAAGTCTCTCCTGGAGAACATGGGGGTTCCCAACGGTGCCACGCTCTGTGAGGACTTCTTCATTGCCGGACGCAGCCATCTGACTTGTTTCCAGGATGCTATGGAAAACTCTGCTTTCATTATCCTTCTGCTGACCAAGAACTTCCCATGCGACCTGTGTATGTTTCAGACAAACACTGCTCTGATGGAGTCCATCCTGACACCATCCAAGCGCGACTCAGTCATCCCTTTTGTACCCAAGGAGAACCCCCTGGAGCGGAGTCAGATTCCCAGCATGCTCGGTGGGCTGACACCGTTGGATGAGAACTCTCCTGGGTTCTCCAGAACAGTGCAGAACACCTTTACCACCAGCAGGATCAATGAGAGGAAAGCCATGTGGGACCTGATGCAGAGAAGAAAACTACAGCTGTATCAGGAATCAAACAGGTATCAAACAGTGCAGAAATTAGCTGCTCTGAACCTTGGCTCCCTTCCCCAGGTGCCTCCGTCAGCAACACATCCACAGCTGCTGGAGCAATCACCCCGACAGTGGTGCCCCCCCACTTCAACTGTCCCTCCTGCCACATACCCACCTCCCCCCACTGGTCACCCCATGCCTGCTCATATGGGTCCCCCTCCTTTCCAACCACTTCATCTCCCATCAGGCCACTACAACATGATGCTAGGTCCTGGAGGCGTCCCGCCCCTCATCATTCAACACGCTCGAATGGTTCAGATTGGGAACCACAACATGATGCAGGTAGAAACTGTCATACCAGGTCCACAGGGCAGCGAGGAAGAAACCAGGTAG